aagtccttcttttgacccattttgccaaaggaaaggaagttgcctaataattatgcacacctgatatagggtgttgatgtcattagaccacaccccttctcattacagagatgcacatcacctaatatgcttaattggtagtaggctttcgagcctatacagcttggagtaagacaacatgcatgaagaggatgatgtggacaaaatactcatttgcctaataattctgcactccctgtataagtCATTTTGATTTAAAGGAAAAGCCCCTTATCCCTGGGAAATACTTGCTGCTAGTCAGATCATAAGATTCTCTTGTGTCTGATGTACGGTGCCATGCTTACCCACCTTCTTGTTTCATTCTTCTTAGTTTTTCTTagtctttttgttttagctGCACATGTCAGTCACTCTAGCATACCTGCCTGATGTTAACCTACAAGTTGTCAAAAATGCCCTTGAACTTCTTCCCGCTTTGGGTCAATTTTCTTGACCCTTACTTGCTTTCTGTGTCCTGCGATTAgcctttctcatcacataaggAAAGCTTTAGGTTAAGGGGGTTTTATTATGCTCATTTCCACCtccataattttttttgctataCTTTATACTGGGGCCTTGATGCAGTCATTCACATCATCCGCagcctgaaacaagctgttttacctCTTCTTTCTTCAAAGGCCACCTTCTCTTTAACCCAACTTTCTTCTTACGTGCTGCCCATCGCAACCATGAGGTTTGAACAGCCAGAGCTGTGTCCcaagatgaccatattaggaatATCCCCTCTCACTGAAGTGATAAAGCTCTAAAAGTAGGGTAAAAAAGTACAGGTGGTTGCCAGTGCTACTATGGTGTAAACTTGAAAATCCTGgttgattttcagaaaagttgATCTCTGACCTTGATCTTAATTTCAAAGTTACTGAAACTTGCACTCGCCCGAGATTTATAGTAGATGCACGTATGGTATCAAAATCATACGTTGCCTCGTTCTggagttatcacattcacaaacttgggagTCCAGGCAGCCCTACCGCCTGTCCGCCTGGCAGGGTGCTGACAATAACCCCATCATCCTTTTACAGAGTAAAAACTGTCAGGAACTGGGTGTTAAGAGCCGACTGAAGCCTAAGGTTATGGATCACAGGGATTACTGGTGCATGATTAACATCGGCATCTCTTGCTGTAACAGTATAAATATTACagaaaaagcaaaggaaaacacaataGCTCCAATTTAAAGTACTTTCAGAGCTGTATGTAAGATGTCTAATATCTCCACCAGGCCAGCGTTGATTCATTTTCTGTAAGTTGTTAATGGATTTTAATGCGGTGGCATTTTTGCTTGTATTTATAACCGTTTCACAACCGCTTGTACCACTGACCTCAACAACAAAATACGATATTAGTCAACGTCTGACACAGTTTGTCATGGCATGCAGCGTGGACGTAAGACAGTCATAGTCGGATAAGAAGCCCATTGTTCACACAGAAATGAGCAACTTCCAAATAAAGTTGTGGAAGAGCTAATATGAACTCTGGGGGGAGGATGTGCTTTGCGCAGTGGTTAGGACTAATTAGGAACATTACACTCTTTATTGTTTTAGGATTGGGGGGgggaaaaatattaatttgctTCTCCCTTACGcactcttttgttgttttctaatGCAGTTCCAGTGCTGCAGGAGAAGTTGTACACTCGGCATGAAACCACTGTAAGCATCATTTGTTACATTGCACCATGTGCTGTACCTTTGCTTTCATTTCCTCTAGACCCACTGTTGCAACAGTGCTGGCCTGCTGcttgttcttcttctcctctttctgcGGCCTCAGCAGACGCTGTAGCCGGTGCTTGATCACCTGGTTTCACCGAGACCACAGCGGCAGGCAGGGTGAAAGAGAACAGATGAAGGAATGAGACAAGACACGCAGCGGTGTGAAAGGTTCATCTGACATGACGTCTGCATTACAATCCCTGCCTCTGATTTTGCTTTATTCATACATGTTTGGCAGTCAGCAGGCAGCTGGGTGTGAAGCTTAAAGGGGATACAGATGAGGCAGGAGTTCATTTCATGATCAGCGTTAGTACCATGTCCTCAGCACCGACCTGAGCGGATATTAGTTTCTCCTGCCTGGGAATCAAATAAAACTTCTCACATGCATAATAAGTGATAAGATTCACACTGCAAGGCCTCTCCTTAAAATTTCAGGTGATTTTGTCTCAGAAGAACATACTGACATGCTCAGTGGTTACatttggaaattaaaaaaaaggatgacaaTTAGAGGCAACAATGAAGCACTAATGTGTTTTATAAATAGTGACTGTTGGTTGGTTTCTGAAAACCAGCGGGACAATAACTGTTAATTATCGCTAATTATACCGCAGCTACCGCAGGTCTGGTTTCATATTGTGATTGGCTGATACGTGCGGACTTGCATGCACATTGTACCTCATAGATATAATCCAGTATTTCTAAGACTGTCAGGATGCTGGCTCCGATGAATAAACCCATCTGTCCACCAATGTCACCTGAAAAGAAAGGACTTAAGTAGTGAAGGAGAGGCCCAGCGGACACAATACCCAATCTGCTCCCATTTTCTGCTAATGATAATGAAAACTAAGCAGCGCtgcaataaaaacagctttcacTCGGCTCCAGCGAGAGCATTTCATATTCTGAAaatagaggaaaaaagaggCAGAAATTACTTACCCAATAAACCTGCAACATCGTATGCCTTCTTCTGCTCAATCGTTTCATAGTTCAGAGCTTCGAAGAAGATATCTAAGACCAGGAAGTTGTCTCTGGAAAAACAGTGTGAATACCATAGAGAACAGTGAAATTCACTGGTAGAAATATAacgtagtttaaaaaaaagaagaagaaaaaaatcaagtcaTCTTTATGCTCACTGTTAACTGCCAGGCCTTCAGCGCTTTACACAGATCTAACCAGCGCTTGCGAGATAATGAGGTGTTACAGGGTTTAACTGAGACGAGCTGAACGTGCGCTGACGGCATGCTTAGTCACTGCCACGTCCCCGATGTCTGCGGATTTAGAAAAGCTGGTAATATTAAATGTAGTGAGGCATCATACGCGCATTCGTTTAGCCATGTTTACTTTCTACACATCCCCAACAATTAGGCACTGAGAGGAACTGCAATGAATTACttataatttaaatattagcaAATGATCTATATAAGATACTGCGGAACAGAGACTAAACATGTTTATTCACAGCCCCGTGTTTTGATTTGATCGATTGGCTGCCCTTCCAAAACTAAAGGTTGGGACAGCGGCTGGTCTCACCGGCAGAGCAGAGGGCCTGGGATGTCTGTTTTATGGACATTGGCTCTTATTGACATCATAAAGACCCCAAAGTAACTTAAATATATAAAgtaaaatttatatatttaaggtTTGTCAATTCAAAGATTTTATACATCAGGATtttatcaaaataataataataataataataatataatatccgGATATCCAAAGTGTTGTTGTTCATATGAGTGTTATTTATCTAATTTTAAGGCCAGTTAAGAACCAGATgatttttattatgtcctgatatgtaaaagAACTGACAGAgggtcttctttctttctttctttctttctttctttcttttaaatcatAACTGTACATGagagaaaaaccaaaaagcAGCCGAGGTCACCTTTAGTCTTTAACATACAGACACAGAAACTTAGAATCTTATACtacaataaatatttcacattgtcagattaaataaaaaggaagaTGCTCATACATCTACACACTACTGCATGACGAGCAGTTTTATAATACTGTACAAAATATAAttgagttttgtttatttttatgggTGTGGGTCTGTCAGTGATTGCAGCCTGGAGGTCATTGTTTATGGCACTAGCACTGAGCACCACATCACTGCTCATAAGTGTGTTAGGTCCTGCTGAAGGTTCCCTGCCGTACCTGATGTAGTCCTCCGACTTGTCGTATTTCCTGGAGAGATAGCGAGCTGAGCCCTTGCTGGGGATTTTGACCATGGAGAGCTCTTTACCGTAGCGGGTGAGATTACAGGGCGTCTCACATGGACAGATGTCCCCGCTATTCTTCTGTAGCTGTGCTGCAACACAAAATGGCAGTGGTGCTGTTTAATAGACACAGACTGGGTCAGTTTCACTTCACCTCAGAAAAGAGATCCGCAACACAGATACCAGGTGGTAACTATCATTATGTACAGTTTTGTTCTTGCTTTATAAATCACTATTTGATTCAtttgtgcagttttgttttgccaGAGTCAAATTGTTACACTCAGTAAGACTAAGCGCACTTGTGTGCTAATGCAGTACAACATATACTTGTATATACTGGCTGATATGGATGAATAGGCTTGTTTTTATGCTTTACTGGGTAGAGCAACACTTTGTGCCACTACTAAGCATCGTTTGATCATATTAATCCCGTGCCATGCAAACTTCTCTTTGCTAATGTTTCTCCCAACTGACActgttagagaggcaaggctgagatggtttgagcatgtgcagaggagggatagtggatataatggacaaaggatgctgaagatggagcaagaggaggaggaaaagaggaagacaacagagaagctgcagacagttggtgtgacagaagggAGCATCCgactgaagaagaagatgatatTTTGCAGCTTGTTGGTGGTTTGTGAACACTGATACAAAGTTACAGTTAATTCAATTaactttttgcctttttgtgtAAGTAAATACTGAAAACTACCAGCTatgtgggaggaaaaaaagccaTTAGTACAATTCATTCCAGTGATGTCACTGTGAAAAGCCCAGATCGTACATAGTGGTTTATTGAGGCTGGatgtaaaaaaaagatgcaTGTACAAAAGGCATCCATTGAAGTGCTGATGTGTAAACTGGAAGAATGTGCATAAAAATCTCACACTGTAGTATAAAAAACCCACAGATTTCATCtgcgttcttttttttttttttttttaaatcaaatgtatttttttttcattattattataaatgtatCTAGTATTTTAtagatattattatatataacaGCTACAAATGTGCTCGTCCTGCTTCTCGCCCTCGGCCAGGGTCCTTTTACTCTGAATTTACATACATTTGTTCTTGCTcgcttttttccttccttttttttatccCTTTCCCTGGTCGTGTGTTTGTGATTCCAGAACTGAGATTTCCATTTCCTCTCCTCCGGTGAGCGTCTCAGTTTCACGCTGGTACATGTGAGCTCCCTATTAGCTGCCGGCTTAATTCAAACATCTAATAATTTCAGGTGCAAATTTGTATACAATGAGGAAATAAGGGCGTGCCCACATCCCCTCCATGGATAAAGATAGGAGTGGAAATGAGGCTCGTGCATGTGCATAAAAATCCACAATAGCCGAGATTATTAAATGTGGATGCTGCATATGCATGGATTTCTAAatctgatgaaaaaaaatattagcatGATTCTGCCATTGTGTTTACACACTGTTTTAGTCACACTCTGAATTTTAGGCGTGGTGTCAGACTGCTCAGACTCGCAATAACATTGCACTTTATTAGTCTTACTGACCAGTCAGAGAAATTTAGAAGCTGCTCTTGTCTGTGGGAAGACAGACAGAAGGCATCATAGCTTTTACAACATAACGCCCCAAAAGTTGGGACACTGTAtaacatgtaaataaatacagaacacAATGATTTGAAAATCTCATAAAcctatattttattcacagtagaaCACAGAAGACATTTGAGacgtttaaaaagagaaaatttaccattttaaatgaaatattagCTCATTCTAAATTTGATTGAAGCAACACAAAGTCATGTTTACCATCCTTGCTGAAAGGTGCAAGAAATCATCTGACTGGGAGCACATGTTGCTTTAAAGTCTTATTTACCTTTCAGTATTGACGGTACCTTTCCAAATGCTCAAGCTGCCAACTCCATAGGCGCTAAAGTGCGCCTATGGAGCCTGTGCTATCAGAGCTACATGTTTAAAGCTAAGCAGGATGCAGTTTCCATGTTTACCGAAACAGAATTTCAAGTTTTGATTCTTATAATCACGGAACAatttttccactttgcctcagtccaCTTAAAATTAATTTTGCCAAGAGAAGATGGCAGCTGGCCATTTTCACACGACTTATTGTCTAAACATCTTAACAAAACTATCTGTTAGTCTAATCAAATTACATAAGAGACAGTGACTATAGTAATGGTGTTTCCAGTAATCCTGTGGCAATATCCACTTAGAGAATAAATGGTGAAGAAGGGCTACATTAGGCCTAATTAACATGCAGGTATGAAATGCTCGCACACTGGCAAATACGTTTTTATAGTCCTGACTTTAAAGCATCACAATGCATGCAGGAGAGTAAATAGCTTTTCCCAGCCTGTCTCTTTAAATTGTAAATGCATTCAGTCCAGACAAAAACGGGTACGGGAGGCACTGAAAGCATAATTATAATTTGATGATTTATGAATTTTATAACTCAAACAATTAGGTTATTTGTATGCAGGAGCATGGTGGCATACATCATTTGTCTGATGTGGGAACAAAACAtctttataatataaatatataaattacatCTTAATGTATTACCTTTCATGGGGGCTGAATCTATTAGTACTGTCTGATTCAGGAATATGACCCCCATGAATATGGTCCATTCTTGCAAGCTATATCTACAATTTCATTCAGCCATGTTTTAAGCTGGGTATGAGTTCGGTGAGAGAGACTTAATTAAATTTCTGGCTTATTTGGCTGATACATGATAATTGTACTTATGTCCACtatggcaataaaaaaaaagcctttcttTTACTGGAATACTCTTACTTTGAAATCAAGGTTCAGTATCTGCTGCAGGGGCAAGGCTGAGGAGTCCAGATATGCAGGAATGAAGGGGTTTTCATATTAAGAGTTCAACAATGGAAGCAGAACAGTCATCAAGCTCTAAAGTGACTAAATCACAATGaggaaaagtcattttaaaaccCAGTCTACCTCCAGGTATTTGTaatacaggggaaaaaaaatccttatcaTATTTACTGATTGTGTTTCCATTTCCCTTCGGGGGAGTCAATTAtaatgagaaaagaaatgaagggaGATTGTTTCTTACCAAGCGCTTTGTCAACACAGTTGATTTTACTGGGAGGGCAGATATCTGCGGTTCCTGCAAAGGAGAACAGAAAATGAGTCTGATCAATCAGAAACAAAATGATCAGTGACCCGTGTCTGCTGCAATGAGGAAGCGTGGCTGTGAACAACACTCCACAGCTTATCATTCATCTCCAAATGAAGGCAGGCACACAAAGGATGACTTCCATCCACGGAGTCTGGGCCATCTTGGAAGTCTGTCCTTGATTGCACTGAGAAATGGAGCATGCTGGCTCCACCCGCGAGGCATATTTAGAAAGTCTTTAAAAACCAATCAATGAGTCACTTCCTGGCAGAAAAACATGCTGCCCAGGCCATTAATGACAGGTATTCATCAGCAGCACAATTAATTAGCAGaggtgtgtttgtctgtctgtgaaaTGTTCATGGGGTTAATGTTTTGTGGAATTCTCCTTCCCAGACGCTAAGAAATGTTCATTGACAGGAAGCAAAATTACATCTGATGATCTGAGGAGTGTGTTTTTACACACTTTCACAGATATGCCTCTTTTCCAGGAGCAGAAATATCAAAAAACATCATTAAATATTATTCATTGTTAAACATTATCCTTTTAACTGCCttgtgtatttaattttttcagacgCTCTGACTTTGAAAGCAAAAGCAGTCCTGTCGTCACATCAAGAACAACTTAATAGCTTTTTTGGGAGGTCCTCTAAATATAGAAGTAGACTGAAAGACTAAAATATTAACACAGATCCAAGCAAAACACAATTTTGCTTCTACGGTTCACAGTTCAAAAGTCGTGAGATTTAAAATTGGCCACGACTTGACCacctcaaaatgcaacagatGGTggccatgtttgtttatttttcagtgaTACAGCAGGGTGTGTTCACTGAACCGCCTCAGCTTCCCTTATGAGTTTTGAACCAGCAACCCCAGAATTAAATTTAATAAGCAACAATAAATGTTATTCATTATTGATAAGTGCAGTGAACTAATGCGAGCTAGCCGCTATCTTTGCAAAGCTCTCATCTGCCTCTTCTGAGAGCAAATGACCTGGAAAAGCTTCCACATTTATTATTTCTGACATAATAAATATCATATCTGATGTGATACATCACCACAGAAAGCAATGTGATTCTGCTGGTTTTTCTAACCACCTCTGCTCTGTCCTTCCTGTTCACTGATTTAAAGATTTCCCTTTTGCTGTTGTCATTCATTAAATTGCATATATGGGCTATTctggcagtttaaaaaaaagtagaattCATGTGGATattctttgcttttttacaTATTTGGATGGCCAAACATTTAACATTACAAAGGGCGATATAATGCATATTAATtcccattttaattatttattaaaattaataaaatagccACGTGAGAAAAGTAAACACGTGCTGCATTTattacagcagaaattagggGCTCCAGATTTGGTGCCAAAGATTAGATACACCTCAGAGAGTGACAGGTACAACCTGTCTTATTTAAACCTCTGACACTGACAGCCAGGTGTTGTCTTTGCCAATGATGTGTGTAGTGTCATCATGCCAAGATCTAAAGAGCTCTCCGAGgcctttggaaaaaaaagatgctgcTGAGTGCAGCATTTGAAATTCCAATGTGCACCAAACTGTGGAGATTTCAAACGATTTATCCAGGACTGTCTAAGAACCGCAAAACGTCATTAAAGGGAGCTCTTGCAGCTGCTAGTGTCAGTGCATGCGTCTACAACCGCATATTCCACAAATTAAACCTGAAATGAATCTGAGAATCTGGGGGGTTTGCCAGGAAAAGGCTTTTGTCAATGAACATATAAGCAAATAACAGGCCTGTGTGGCAGAGAAACGATTCAAAGATAGAGCTGCTTGGCCGCAGAGACAGCAGATGTTTTTAGCACAGACCAAAAGAGGTCAGAACCTCATACCAGCTGTGAAGCATGGTAGTGGAAATGTTTTGATTTGGGGGTTATTTTACTGCCTCAGGAGCTGGGAAACTCATAGTGTTTAaggtttaaagttttaaaaagacctGATTGAAATCCTACTGAAAATTCTTAAtagaaaaagtgtaaaaaacagaaaaacaaatgaaaaaaagacccTGCAAGTGTCCTAACACAGCTTCTATGCTTACTATTCCAACAGGAGAATATTGCATccaataaataattgaaaaagctgttttctcACAGTGTTATCCAAGTATATTACAGTTTTCTGTaggcacttttttttctgtggattTCTCATCTGCTGGGTTTTCAGAGTACAGAGTGTatgcaaatgcaaatgcaaatgtttcTGGAACAATTATAACCAGGTTCCTCCCAAATCATGACATAGCAAGTTCCTTTAAGGCACGCAATCTCTCCGAGATCAGACCACCGCTTTGGTCTTGCCATTTCAGTCTGCAAATCCAAGATTAAAATGTGTGACTGCTATGTAAATGTGTAGGCTGATAACCACAGCATCgctctgtcaaaaaatgtgatGAATCAGATCGGCCTCGAATCAGCTGTCTCATACTTGTTTATTTAATCGGTTTCTGAATGTCAGCTGCACTCAATGCAAAagtggaaatgaaaaagaatacATGATAAGTTTCTTGTCTTAACTTTAAATGTGACCACTCTCAGCATGCCTACTTGCTAGACACATCAAACAGCCAGCATCCAGTGACTCAGCTCTGTGACTTCCTGCTCTTTAGCTATGATGACGCACACTCTGAAAAAGTCCAGAGAGCTCATTTTGTGTTTCTGGTACTCAACTCTATGACATATCCTCACACTGGGAGGAAAACTGCTCAAATGGTGACATATTACTAACCAGTGTTCTCGGTTTCCTGATAGACCTATTTTTACATCATGTCTCAAAAATTTGTAGGTTTTGTACATCCATTCATGGTCTGCTTTCCCTCCAGTGTCAAAGTGTTGTGTGAAACAACtaattacaagatgaactgctAACTTTGGCCACTTCCTATTAATCCCATTCAACAGAAGCTGTCTGCAATTGATGTATAGGGGTGCttaacagagaaaagaaaaattgcaCTATGGAACTATGTAGTTATGCAGATAACTTAACTTGGCTTTAGACTCTTGTTATTGGCTTAAAACACTAACAGTAGTTCTAAATTCAGCTATTTCTGAGTGACATACACATTCAggaattttttctcttttctttaatgttgataaaataaagagacaaaatcatacacaaaaataacagagctttattttaatttgtgctTCATTAAAGTCAAGACCGAGTTTAAATTAGATATGTGCTCCTTAGGCAATATGTCATGATGTAAGTAAATAACCAAATAATTCAATATAAGCAGCAGTACTAAGGGCAGTTTGTAAGCAACCTACCAGTAGAAACCAAACAGGACCAATACCAGTAATAATAATCAatcataataattaataatggcTGTGGGAGGACAACAGAACAATTCCAGGACAGATGGAGATGGATGAGCAAAAGTATCCAAACCTCATTGAGACTTTAGTCTGATGTGCCTGTAGCCAAAGTGCTGGCAGCAGAGAAGAGCATACCACTCCAGATATCAAGCATCAAGGTCAGGCATGTGGCAGTCCAAATTATATCTATGCTGGAGTGATTCAAGTGGGCCAAAAATTAtgacttgttttgcacaatggTTCATCAAATCTCAGGCAAATACTGGGCAGACTGGCTTTTCAATTACAGCAGGTCAACAAGGCgaacaattttaaaaacagaaggaaataCTTGAAAATACCAACTCTGATTAGTATTTTTTCCTCCGCATATTGTTGTCGTGTGCCATTTCATGACCTGGAATGACTATTTTAAGTTCCAATCATACATTTAGTCATTACGGTTCACAGTTTGGCACCTTATACAACATGTCAGAGAATGAATTACTATTGTGTGTCCATTTGAAATGATGCACACAATCCTCTTTCCCCCTGAAACATGTGCCGCTCTGTGTAAAGATAATGTAGGGGCTGATCTTACCGGGCATGTGCACCATTCTGCATTTGCACACTCGTAGGACCTCGTTGGTCTCACAGAGCAGGCGACAGGCACTGATGCTGTATGTGTCGTATCCTGGGAACTTCTCTTTGCTGGTGGAGCGGCAGTTCCCCCAGGGCTGGGGCAGGTAGGTCAGCTAAGCACACAAAGATTTATTAGACCCAGTCTGAGCCACCGGGGTTGCTGGGAGAACAGTAATCTGGTGGTGGGTGGTGGTAGCGGGTCAGCGGGGGCAGGGATGGTGCGCTAAGATGAAGACGACCTACCCTCTGCTcctgacaggaaacaaaggTCTGGAAGCCCGGAGAGACACCGAAGCCCAGCTGGTGGATGTAAGGAGGCTCGTCCTGACTGTGGATCTGAACACGGATGCCGGCCTCCAGGGATGTCTCATCTTCTCATCAGGATGAAATGGAGCACGGATCGTTGCAAAGAGAAAATACAAGGGAATTTCAGATGGCTGCCTCATCTGACAGCTAGGGCTCGGTTTGATGTTAACCGCAAATCATTTATCagtcatgtttaaaaaatagGCCCGTAGGGATTAATTTTATATGACAAGTACAATGCATACACAAATCAAAGGAAGTGTACTGTGTTTAGGAATTCCCTTTTACAAATCACATTTGCAGGTGGAGCAAAACAATCAGGAAATGCATTATTTACAGTACATGACCAAGACAAATAGATGCAGGCGGTTATTG
This genomic window from Astatotilapia calliptera chromosome 16, fAstCal1.2, whole genome shotgun sequence contains:
- the asic4a gene encoding acid-sensing ion channel 4-A isoform X2, with product MPIEFVCKIKFAEEDEKQKSKQDGDKESLIEESCTPPAKDLAGFANSCSLHGINHIFVSGRLGIRQTLWALAFLTSLALFLYQAAKCAISYLEHPHVTALNEEATPEMVFPAVTICNINRFRFSALTDADIYHLANLTGLPPKNRDGHKPTDLMYPAPDMQDIFNRTGHQLEEMLMSCNFSGQNCSAEDFTVVYTRYGKCYTFNGNKTTSRKTKQGGMGNGLEIMLDIQQDEYLPIWRETNETSLEAGIRVQIHSQDEPPYIHQLGFGVSPGFQTFVSCQEQRLTYLPQPWGNCRSTSKEKFPGYDTYSISACRLLCETNEVLRVCKCRMVHMPGTADICPPSKINCVDKALAQLQKNSGDICPCETPCNLTRYGKELSMVKIPSKGSARYLSRKYDKSEDYIRDNFLVLDIFFEALNYETIEQKKAYDVAGLLGDIGGQMGLFIGASILTVLEILDYIYELHTQLPADCQTCDQAPATASAEAAERGEEEQAAGQHCCNSGSRGNESKGAQ